Below is a genomic region from Syntrophorhabdales bacterium.
GACTTGATCTGCTCCTCCGCCTGTTTGCGGTCTGTGATATCTCTCACCAGTGTGAGATTGGAAGGCTTCCCGTGGAACAGGAACTTTACCGTGGAAGCCTCTATGTCGATTATTTTCCCGTCAAGGCGAATATACTTCTGCTCCGCGAAGGGCAGGTCCGCACCTTCTTCGAGAAGATTCTGACGTTCCTTCACGAGCGCGCGCGAATCCGGGTGAACGAACGAAAAGAGTTGTTTGCCGATGACCTCTTCTGCGGACGCAGCACCCAGAAGGCTTATGCCTGCAGCATTGACAAATATTATTTTCCCTTCCTGCTGGACCATGATGGCATCCGGAGAGTGTTCCACCAGTTTGCGGTACCGTTCTTCGCTCTCCTTGAGCGCCTCATTGATCTGGATGCGGTGAGTGAAAACTGCAAGTTCGTTGGCAAGGCTGAGACCAAGGGAAAGAAGACCGCCCCCTACCTCAACGCTTGACGGATGCCCCAGCACCAGCGCCCCTATGAAACGCTCCTTCACGATCATGGGCAGGCAGACAAACGTCTGAATGGCCAGTTCCTTGACAATGCCGACTGCATATTCCGGCTTCGCGAGCGCTGCCGACTCTATGATCGGCTTTTGCGCTTTCAGGGCAAGCGAGGAGATAGTCTCGTTCAGGGGCAGTTCCAGTTTGGCTCCCCACTCGGAAGGTATGCCGGTCACCCCCTTGATCACCATTGTTTGACGAGCTTCGTCATAGATCTTGATCAACCCGACAGGAAAACCCGTAGCGAGACAGATCTCTTCTATGATGGCTTGATACGCTTCGTCTATCGAATCGGTACCGAGTATGATTTCTGAAATACGGTGAAGGGCAAAGAGCTCCTGGTTCCTTGCGGCGACCTCGCGTTCAGCTCTCACTCGTTCAGTGATGTCGATCCCGAAGCAGATGGCGCCCACGGGTTTGTTTCGGTCCCTGATTTCGTTTATTTGCCAGGAGATAAAACGTTCGGTTGCGGACTTGGTGAATATGACACTTTCAAAAGAGATAGGGAGCAACAGTTTACCATCCTGCCATTCCCTGAACTTCTCCCTCACATAGTTGTACTCTCCGGCAGGTAAAATCTGTGTGAGCAGATTCTTTCCGATAAGGTCGTCCTTGGAGTAGCCGGTGATCTGCTCCGCGCCTTCATTAAATATATTGACGGTGCCATCCGGAGCCAGTTCTATTATCATTAGGTTTGCTGTCTCTATCAGATTTTCCGCATACTCTTTTGCTTTTCCTACAGCCTTTTCCAGCATCTTACGCGCCGTGACATCGAGGGCAATGCCTATGGACCCCATGATAAGGCCCGCTCCATCCCTGAGCGGCTCCACCCTCACATCGAACTGGTGACCCCGGAGTCCTATCTCGTAACGGCCGGATCTTCCTTCAACGGCCATGAGATGCGTCAAAAGCCTCTCCGCACCTCGTTTTCCATTGCGGAAGATGCTGTGGAGTTTTTTGCCGATAAACCTCGACGTGTCGATCCTCAGACCGGAATAGCCTGCGCCGACAATCTCCGTGAGCCGAAGATCTCTGTCCGTGGTCCACACCATACCGGGCATCTGACCTGTGATGAGCTGAAGCTTTGCCTTACTCGCCAGGAGCTCGGCTTCCGCCTTTTTCCGTTCCGAAATCTCCCGCCCCAACTCGCTGTTTGTTGCGGCGAGTTCGACGGTTCGCTCGGCTACTTGCTTTTCCAGTATCGCCGGGACTTGCCGAAGAGCCTCTTCAGCACGTTGACGTTCAACTATCTCTTCCTGTGTCTTCCTGTACAGATGTTCGTAACGGCCCAAGAGATAGTAGACAACAAGCCACGCAACAATCAGAAAGAAGCCGCCTTCTACAAGATGGTTGGTACGACTGGCCCCAGCAGCATCTCCCCAGAAGAAAGCCAGAACCTCGTACAAACATGTGGCGGCTGTCATCAACGCCATCGCGAGAAGTAGACCCGGAATCATTCGTATCCGATTCATGGGCCTTCCGCTTTTTTTCTTAGACATAGGTTATTCCTCAGGTGGAGACACTGGCTTCTGCGTGAGTCCCAGTTTCTGCAATTGCTCAGTCAGCACAGACCTGCTGACCGGCTTCATAAGATACGAAGTTGCCCCGCCTTTATAGATCGCGTCTGCGACGCTTTCGGGATCGGTAAGGGACGTCGTCATGATCACTTTTGCCTCATGTCTGAAGTCGATTGACCTTTCCTTCTCCTTCTGGCGTATTGTCCTGAGCGCTTCCTGGCCGTCCATGTTAGGCATTATGATGTCCATACAGATGAGGTCGTATGGCCTGCCTTCCTTCCAGGCCAGATCAAAGGCATGTACCGCCTCGACGCCGTCAACAGCAATATCGCAGTCGCCGTACGTTGCAAGCATCTTTTGCAGCAGCACGCGGCTCACGAAATCGTCATCAACAATGAGTACGCGCATCCAGCCTTCTCAATGCCCGGTGACCATAGGTGGCCGTCCGGACACACATGGAACGTTGACGATCATCATGCAGAATGATTGACACACGTTTGACTGTAACGTCCTGCAAATGAGATGCCAGGATCATCACCTGTCTTGATTCGATTCCCGCAGTGTTTACGAAAGCCTTACGAGGATACGACTGGGCAGGAAATTATCGTGCAGTCACGGCTCTCGGGCGGTCCGGAGCCATGAAGCCGCAGGAGTGTCCCGATTACGAAGCCAGTGTGGACTCGCCCACAATCTGCCAGCCCTTCTGGCTCTTCTTAAGATAGAGTGATTTTATGCTTATCCCGTTAAAATTGTTTGACTTGTAGGTCTGCCGGAACCGTACCACTGCCATGTCGCCCTGGTCCTTCTGCGAGAGCAGCACCTCTTTCCGGTCAAGCCGTACCTGAATAAATTTCTTTCCTTTGCTGACCTGTTCCTTTCGCCTTCCGAACGTTTCAAGGTCGGTGCCGTCAGGCATCTTGAAATCAGCTGAATAGAAGCGCAGATATTTCTTCATGTCGACTGCTTCCCACGCCTTTTGCCACCCGGTCAGGAAGGCGAGAATGTCCTCTGCTACTTTCTTCTGAGCATCCACACTCCTGAACGCCAGGCGGTCTACTATTACGATGGGTGTCGTACCCAGCTTTATCACGGTCGAAAGCTCCCTCAGCGCGTCGTTGTCCATGACCACGCAGCCCTTTGTTGATAACACTTCGTCAAGCTTCTTTTTAGGATCGTGACCGTGAAGCCACACACCATCTCCTGTCTTGCCATTCTTCTTGTCAAGAAAATCAGGATAATTCAGAACAAAAGCGCCCATGCCATAATTCTGGGGAAGCTTGCTCCCCGGAACAAACTCCACAAAAAAGTAGATACCTTCCGGCGTTGCCATATCGCCTGTTTTCTCTTTGTCCTTGATATTCCTCCCCACGATACAGGGATAGGCCTTTACCAGCGTCAACTTGCCCTGAACCGAACGCAGGTGAAAAAGAGTCCTGCTGTTTTTCTCCACCAGCAGCGTCTGCTCGCCGGCATCTATATAAACGAAAGGAAAGAGCGACTGTCCAGGGGGTATGTTGAGTTCAGCGACCCTTTTCTCCTGCTTCTCGGGAGCGGCCTGGGTGACTGCGGGAGCCGGCGTAACTGGTGCAGCCGGTTTCTCAGGCGCAACCGCCGCTGGGGCTTTTTCCTGGCCCGCTGCGGGCGGCTGCTCAGGAGGTTTCTCGGCCGGCGGGGTCGCCGGCGTGATCGCCTTTCTCTCCGGGCCAACATCCGGCGTGCCTGTCTTCTTGGTCTCCTCCAGTGCCCCATGCAGTTTCTTCTGCGCCTCGGCGAGAGAGTTCTGGGTATTCCTCATGGTCTGGCGAGGCACCTCGTCCCCGATGTACAGCAGTTCCTTTTCTGTCTGAGCGACGATCGAAGCGAGTTCGGTGGCCCTGCTTCGCTCGCGCACGAGCAAAACCAGGGTAGCCCCGTTCAGCAGAATGAGAAGGATTATGCCACCTACCAGAACTCCCCCGAGAGAAAACCAGCTTTTTCCCTGGGCTTTCTGTTCCCCGT
It encodes:
- a CDS encoding PAS domain S-box protein — protein: MSKKKSGRPMNRIRMIPGLLLAMALMTAATCLYEVLAFFWGDAAGASRTNHLVEGGFFLIVAWLVVYYLLGRYEHLYRKTQEEIVERQRAEEALRQVPAILEKQVAERTVELAATNSELGREISERKKAEAELLASKAKLQLITGQMPGMVWTTDRDLRLTEIVGAGYSGLRIDTSRFIGKKLHSIFRNGKRGAERLLTHLMAVEGRSGRYEIGLRGHQFDVRVEPLRDGAGLIMGSIGIALDVTARKMLEKAVGKAKEYAENLIETANLMIIELAPDGTVNIFNEGAEQITGYSKDDLIGKNLLTQILPAGEYNYVREKFREWQDGKLLLPISFESVIFTKSATERFISWQINEIRDRNKPVGAICFGIDITERVRAEREVAARNQELFALHRISEIILGTDSIDEAYQAIIEEICLATGFPVGLIKIYDEARQTMVIKGVTGIPSEWGAKLELPLNETISSLALKAQKPIIESAALAKPEYAVGIVKELAIQTFVCLPMIVKERFIGALVLGHPSSVEVGGGLLSLGLSLANELAVFTHRIQINEALKESEERYRKLVEHSPDAIMVQQEGKIIFVNAAGISLLGAASAEEVIGKQLFSFVHPDSRALVKERQNLLEEGADLPFAEQKYIRLDGKIIDIEASTVKFLFHGKPSNLTLVRDITDRKQAEEQIKSSLKEKEVLLKEIHHRVKNNLQIVSSLLYLQSRKTSDDQVLSVLRESQTRVRSMALIHEKLYQCGDLANINLGDYIRSLTSYLLNSYGVASHMVNLKINVESAPLGLDRAIPCGLIINELVSNALKYAFPQGRRGEIFVNLLRDGDDKLVLMVKDNGIGLPEGLDVTDTPSLGLQLVSTLVKQLDGTMEVRRKGGTEFRMILS
- a CDS encoding response regulator; this translates as MRVLIVDDDFVSRVLLQKMLATYGDCDIAVDGVEAVHAFDLAWKEGRPYDLICMDIIMPNMDGQEALRTIRQKEKERSIDFRHEAKVIMTTSLTDPESVADAIYKGGATSYLMKPVSRSVLTEQLQKLGLTQKPVSPPEE
- a CDS encoding L,D-transpeptidase family protein, with translation MGKKSQDAFLEFLKKKRKEVSRQQKLEERDYRTSIPLTYGEQKAQGKSWFSLGGVLVGGIILLILLNGATLVLLVRERSRATELASIVAQTEKELLYIGDEVPRQTMRNTQNSLAEAQKKLHGALEETKKTGTPDVGPERKAITPATPPAEKPPEQPPAAGQEKAPAAVAPEKPAAPVTPAPAVTQAAPEKQEKRVAELNIPPGQSLFPFVYIDAGEQTLLVEKNSRTLFHLRSVQGKLTLVKAYPCIVGRNIKDKEKTGDMATPEGIYFFVEFVPGSKLPQNYGMGAFVLNYPDFLDKKNGKTGDGVWLHGHDPKKKLDEVLSTKGCVVMDNDALRELSTVIKLGTTPIVIVDRLAFRSVDAQKKVAEDILAFLTGWQKAWEAVDMKKYLRFYSADFKMPDGTDLETFGRRKEQVSKGKKFIQVRLDRKEVLLSQKDQGDMAVVRFRQTYKSNNFNGISIKSLYLKKSQKGWQIVGESTLAS